A genome region from Tachyglossus aculeatus isolate mTacAcu1 chromosome 1, mTacAcu1.pri, whole genome shotgun sequence includes the following:
- the PAX1 gene encoding paired box protein Pax-1 has protein sequence MVTDPLGEEGAVPSRPGPWACGDGRAVSPRPLPASRPPPTEQTYGEVNQLGGVFVNGRPLPNAIRLRIVELAQLGIRPCDISRQLRVSHGCVSKILARYNETGSILPGAIGGSKPRVTTPTVVKHIRDYKQGDPGIFAWEIRDRLLADGVCDKYNVPSVSSISRILRNKIGNLSQPHPYEANKQPPPQPALPYNHIYQYPYPTPMSPAGAKVGSHPGVSVSAGHVGLPRSWPSAHSVSNILGIRTFMEQTGALAGAESSAYPPKVEDWASVNRPGFPAPQSVNGIDKAAMEGDIKYPQPPPGLSTVGSFLPACAYPSSNQHGVYGGPGGGFLPPGHPWQAPSSPLAHHGPSGTVHGGDIATAMAFKHPGREGRGCPSGLHGEDLKGRGRAMELTRTLGSRRPAQPPGPTKTPLGRRSCSWDLPSGSTPR, from the exons CGCGCTGTTTCTCCCCGACCCCTTCCCgcttcccgccccccgcccacagAGCAGACGTACGGGGAGGTGAACCAGCTGGGCGGCGTGTTCGTCAACGGCCGGCCGCTGCCCAACGCCATCCGGCTCCGCATCGTGGAGCTGGCCCAGCTCGGGATCCGGCCGTGCGACATCAGCCGCCAGCTGCGGGTGTCCCACGGCTGCGTGAGCAAGATCCTGGCGCGCTACAACGAGACGGGCTCCATCCTGCCGGGGGCCATCGGCGGCAGCAAGCCCCGGGTCACCACCCCGACCGTGGTCAAGCACATCCGGGACTACaaacagggggacccgggcatcTTCGCCTGGGAGATCCGGGACCGGCTGCTGGCCGACGGCGTCTGCGACAAGTACAACGTCCCCTCGGTCAGCTCCATCAGCCGGATTCTGAGGAATAAAATCGGGaacctgtcccagccccacccgTACGAGGCCAACAAGCAGCCACCTCCGCAGCCGGCGCTGCCCTACAACCATATTTACCAGTACCCCTACCCCACCCCGATGTCCCCCGCGGGGGCCAAGGTGGGCTCCCACCCCGGCGTGTCCGTCTCCGCCGGCCACGTCGGTCtcccccggtcctggccctccgcgCACTCGGTCAGCAACATCCTCGGAATCCGAACTTTTATGGAGCAGACAG GGGCGCTGGCGGGAGCCGAGAGCTCGGCGTATCCCCCCAAGGTGGAGGACTGGGCCAGCGTCAACCGACCGGGCTTTCCGGCCCCGCAGAGCGTGAACGGGATCGACAAAGCGGCCATGGAAGGGGACATTAAATACCCGCAG cccccacCGGGCCTCTCCACCGTGGGCAGCTTCCTCCCGGCCTGCGCCTACCCCTCTTCCAACCAGCACGGCGTGTACGGCGGGCCCGGCGGGGGTTTTTTGCCCCCCGGGCATCCATGGCAGGCTCCGAGCAGCCCCCTGGCCCACCACGGGCCCAGCGGGACAGTACACGGGGGTGACATCGCCACGGCCATGGCCTTCAAGCATCCCGGCCGGGAAG GGCGCGGCTGCCCGTCGGGATTGCACGGCGAAGACCTGAAGGGGCGCGGTAGGGCGATGGAGTTGACCCGGACGCTTGGCTCTCGGAGGCCGGCCCAGCCCCCCGGACCCACGAAGACCCCTCTGGGGAGACGAAGCTGCAGCTGGGACCTGCCCTCCGGCTCGACCCCGCGGTGA